One part of the Pieris napi chromosome 4, ilPieNapi1.2, whole genome shotgun sequence genome encodes these proteins:
- the LOC125048591 gene encoding uncharacterized protein LOC125048591 isoform X1, which yields MRLALGFMFIYLLQTKLRDMGLTSHTGLLASSPQKITSVQDRGTVELRCEVTAAPFMLRPYAGLYNPFSNTCSVLCNHPADTTTKEFVKRAKDAWVLEGKGHHFQEDLSKFQDQDKEKNRTPHDIVTEEMFRRYTETDSRPLTPAPTLASGKSRGSRRCLTPDQPRQKTTIVLDLRRSHSQETLYYHGYTTSEVTAAATNERSLPSLNLSESAHKLLKGQCEQLPPLASPLVLSKRAVREPAKKNQLKALNIGKTPRNKKNDAPSSQRSKSEKDAENPDEMPPMDDGGLEMRRRGKRRRKGRGSDRLTSAGLAAQTQQDPETQIAGIGTDSQNPSSRASIAPINDIDIILPVVKTGVTRKTDSFLDDDMLKYLHREVDEEAIETEFDVKRRYVLEEALRTRPERPYGEEMQSLLREMRVPAGSLGDWLHIPRVFSRQNAQFQLPIDTNDLETLTPMQYAARFVTIKKSKQLLYLTVLRKFRPNGYRIPLKDIPEGLKLMMGGVLTHEQVSHFQTIMEWDHYEDEENFPDEIKLTLLDTGYRRHSGGGDGEVDVNTIKYRTWCGLCAVCERMYGRFPPKDKDSPDGMELSDFSMVETKINTLKIHPGLAEILNTICRR from the exons atgagaCTCGCCTTgggttttatgtttatttacttactacaaactaaactaagaGACATGGGTCTTACAAGTCACACAGGATTGCTCGCTAGTTCTCCACAGAAGATTACATCAGTCCAAGACCGG GGTACAGTAGAGTTACGATGCGAAGTGACAGCTGCCCCATTCATGCTGAGGCCGTATGCAGGACTGTACAATCCATTCTCCAATACGTGTTCCGTGCTCTGCAACCATCCAGCCGACACTACCACAAAAGAATTCGTCAAACGTGCGAAGGATGCATGG GTTTTAGAAGGAAAAGGGCATCACTTCCAAGAAGATTTGTCTAAGTTTCAAGATCAGGATAAAGAGAAGAATAGGACGCCGCATGATATTGTCACAGAGGAAATGTTCAGAAG ATACACAGAAACTGATTCCCGTCCACTGACTCCAGCCCCTACCTTAGCGAGTGGCAAGTCCCGAGGATCTAGAAGGTGCCTGACGCCAGACCAGCCTAGACAAAAGACTACCATAGTTTTAGATCTGCGCAGGAGTCATAGTCAG gaAACTCTTTATTACCATGGCTATACAACCTCAGAGGTGACCGCAGCAGCCACCAATGAGAGGTCACTTCCCTCACTAAACCTATCCGAAAGTGCTCATAAACTGTTAAAGGGGCAATGTGAGCAATTACCGCCATTAGCCTCTCCCCTTGTGTTATCTAAAAGAGCTGTCCGAGAACCTGCTAAAAAG AACCAACTGAAAGCTTTGAATATTGGCAAAACTCCAAGAAACAAAAAGAATGATGCACCTTCTTCCCAACGATCGAAGAGTGAGAAAGATGCCGAGAATCCTGATGAGATGCCTCCAATGGATGACg GGGGATTGGAAATGCGTAGGCGTGGCAAACGTCGCCGTAAGGGCCGAGGTAGTGATCGCCTCACATCTGCTGGTCTTGCTGCGCAGACGCAACAAGACCCTGAAACACAG ATCGCGGGAATAGGAACAGATTCGCAAAACCCAAGTTCCCGCGCATCTATAGCGCCGATAAATGACATTGACATTATACTTCCGGTTGTCAAAACTGGTGTCACGAGGAAAACGGATTCGTTCCTCGATGATGACATGCTCAAATATCTCCACAGAGAGGTCGATGAAGAGGCTATCGAAACTGAATTTGATGTTAAA CGTCGTTACGTCCTTGAAGAGGCGCTACGAACGCGTCCAGAGCGTCCCTACGGCGAGGAAATGCAAAGCCTACTTCGCGAAATGCGAGTCCCAGCGGGCAGCTTAGGTGATTGGTTGCACATACCACGAGTGTTTTCAAGGCAGAACGCGCAATTCCAATTGCCTATTGATACTAATGATCTTGAGA CACTTACTCCAATGCAGTACGCAGCCAGGTTCGTGACTATCAAAAAGTCGAAACagttactttatttaaccgTGTTACGCAAATTCAGGCCAAATGGTTACAGGATACCATTGAAG GATATCCCCGAAGGTCTGAAACTCATGATGGGTGGTGTTCTTACCCATGAACAAGTGAGTCATTTTCAAACTATCATGGAGTGGGATCACTATGAAGATGAAGAGAACTTCCCAGATGAGATCAAACTGACTTTGCTCGACACAGGCTATAGGAGGCATAGCGGAGGAGGTGATGGAGAG GTGGAtgttaatacaataaagtataGAACTTGGTGCGGACTATGTGCCGTCTGTGAACGGATGTATGGGCGCTTTCCTCCTAAAGACAAAGACTCTCCAGATGGG ATGGAACTCAGCGATTTTTCAATGGTGGAGACAAAAATTAACACCCTGAAAATTCACCCAGGATTAGCAGAAATTCTGAACACAATATGCAGGCGATAg
- the LOC125048591 gene encoding uncharacterized protein LOC125048591 isoform X2, translating into MFPIIISKSKLQQIKRDKPIDFHLKPKRKEDSKKEAQIKNVVISRENLASIKSKRVKRKLLALPSIIAPSCDCSLMHVTRIVVSYAPKSRKRDGSNIVLSMMWGTGQKKRMRLPSVKTVAKKKKTKSIKECCNSEEFFIKLENQLKALNIGKTPRNKKNDAPSSQRSKSEKDAENPDEMPPMDDGGLEMRRRGKRRRKGRGSDRLTSAGLAAQTQQDPETQIAGIGTDSQNPSSRASIAPINDIDIILPVVKTGVTRKTDSFLDDDMLKYLHREVDEEAIETEFDVKRRYVLEEALRTRPERPYGEEMQSLLREMRVPAGSLGDWLHIPRVFSRQNAQFQLPIDTNDLETLTPMQYAARFVTIKKSKQLLYLTVLRKFRPNGYRIPLKDIPEGLKLMMGGVLTHEQVSHFQTIMEWDHYEDEENFPDEIKLTLLDTGYRRHSGGGDGEVDVNTIKYRTWCGLCAVCERMYGRFPPKDKDSPDGMELSDFSMVETKINTLKIHPGLAEILNTICRR; encoded by the exons ATGTTTCCGATAATAATCTCGAAATCTAAGTTACAACAAATCAAAAGAGATAAGCCGAtagattttcatttaaaaccaAAGCGTAAAGAAGATTCTAAAAAGGAGGCacagataaaaaatgtcgTTATTTCGCGCGAAAATTTGGCGTCTATCAAATCTAAACGCGTGAAACGGAAATTGCTAGCACTTCCGTCGATTATAGCGCCATCTTGTGATTGTTCTTTAATGCATGTAACACGGATCGTTGTTAGTTATGCACCAAAAAGCAGAAAAAGAGACGGATCAAATATAGTCCTCTCTATGATGTGGGGCACTGGACAGAAAAAACGAATGAGGTTGCCCAGCGTTAAAACTGTAgctaagaaaaagaaaaccaAATCGATTAAGGAATGTTGTAATAGTGAGgagttttttataaagttagaG AACCAACTGAAAGCTTTGAATATTGGCAAAACTCCAAGAAACAAAAAGAATGATGCACCTTCTTCCCAACGATCGAAGAGTGAGAAAGATGCCGAGAATCCTGATGAGATGCCTCCAATGGATGACg GGGGATTGGAAATGCGTAGGCGTGGCAAACGTCGCCGTAAGGGCCGAGGTAGTGATCGCCTCACATCTGCTGGTCTTGCTGCGCAGACGCAACAAGACCCTGAAACACAG ATCGCGGGAATAGGAACAGATTCGCAAAACCCAAGTTCCCGCGCATCTATAGCGCCGATAAATGACATTGACATTATACTTCCGGTTGTCAAAACTGGTGTCACGAGGAAAACGGATTCGTTCCTCGATGATGACATGCTCAAATATCTCCACAGAGAGGTCGATGAAGAGGCTATCGAAACTGAATTTGATGTTAAA CGTCGTTACGTCCTTGAAGAGGCGCTACGAACGCGTCCAGAGCGTCCCTACGGCGAGGAAATGCAAAGCCTACTTCGCGAAATGCGAGTCCCAGCGGGCAGCTTAGGTGATTGGTTGCACATACCACGAGTGTTTTCAAGGCAGAACGCGCAATTCCAATTGCCTATTGATACTAATGATCTTGAGA CACTTACTCCAATGCAGTACGCAGCCAGGTTCGTGACTATCAAAAAGTCGAAACagttactttatttaaccgTGTTACGCAAATTCAGGCCAAATGGTTACAGGATACCATTGAAG GATATCCCCGAAGGTCTGAAACTCATGATGGGTGGTGTTCTTACCCATGAACAAGTGAGTCATTTTCAAACTATCATGGAGTGGGATCACTATGAAGATGAAGAGAACTTCCCAGATGAGATCAAACTGACTTTGCTCGACACAGGCTATAGGAGGCATAGCGGAGGAGGTGATGGAGAG GTGGAtgttaatacaataaagtataGAACTTGGTGCGGACTATGTGCCGTCTGTGAACGGATGTATGGGCGCTTTCCTCCTAAAGACAAAGACTCTCCAGATGGG ATGGAACTCAGCGATTTTTCAATGGTGGAGACAAAAATTAACACCCTGAAAATTCACCCAGGATTAGCAGAAATTCTGAACACAATATGCAGGCGATAg
- the LOC125048590 gene encoding arginine-glutamic acid dipeptide repeats protein, whose product MAQNQGEIQVTPNQPVNKDKDIYACLPDITNGPLGPDEPCPGGEELRWVPAQATDRDLVMYLRAARSMAAFAGMCDGGSPDDGCVAASRDDTTINALDVLHDSGYDPGRALQALVKCPVPKGIEKKWSEEESKRFVKGIRQFGKNFFKIKKDLLPHKDTAELVEFYYLWKKTPGASSNRPHRRRRQALRRVRNTRNSRAGTPKEQTPEATPPIPETNGSRPSPNPKEGGEMSSVTEDENSEDDSDSRDAGDLAKADNGRSGDNPEDSPSRMRTRNKSKEQTTPNKKSQEESDTDVKVKKPTKSSNHQPSTQITNIVINPPEKVPPSPVSKDLKKKVSNGKVDVSKVKKRLPDDSKIEGIMDGDVQMKKKKAAEPPESPSESLTNDSFPAMDETETPEAEPEACDYSFNKNDKENIEQNKEAEIEQSIKPVDAQVKVEPNIEPIIKMEKESLPSAFKTVADKDRSALDLKTDSNLVKPLENIEPRPLTVFPKTELIIPKVNMPTESMEKIKIKEEIDTDEHSLNLQKEEFQKDPLAQNYPPHSINQVNQPLNLEHTNFFVKDSHIYNNKLSHNIKIEPVSNSIFNPVNITKDSNSIIRSAKDFSSGMPSFSYPPNINFANDPNKHNQLINPLKTVIKLEPRDEASEMKNQNTPEIFTATISANKVDSPNIPRLDSLQRISPSPTSARGSSPSHIEHPSGMNTEPISPANTQEMKAQESDHDEKQPTDLKTQPMPKIDSQNTNTRPPMFPAPIRPDNLGLRPSEAPTVPVSGQSMPPPLSQPSISGLLPPGPLISVSGGANNVGPYGFMPAGLYGHPGLEKPNSLPPLMQQMPPSHSLAGASLMQSQSSQNDPSMPQDLKIKQEVPDNMPANLSTQNVTDPLQSLKEVKVPGYPIGSSIAQHLSSERDRDSMSSVENNSRPSSQPTNDNSSMQSAFLGPRIESIKKEPDFLHQPHITPVSSHQGSSSDSASAIPPVKSPHTPTPIKSQSGHNGTPNHPHPSATTSPFSRHLTSPSQPRQISASPVQPNTPVSHSALSLMNPTPLSIPSTMAGPVIHSSQQHGPPHPFASHLHHPHHPLLHPSSIFQLSAAAAAHAMHPYYPHPHPGYSMPYPYPYGPLPQPHPIPPMHPSASTPGRHEPIKPSTIESTTMLSAHHSTSSSVTTRSLREISESSEDPRNPNATTERHQLHETTMTHHHSTSHHSAVHTSTEKQPSHVGGGTNHTLSISHSTSSSSSQSIQHKINTQQKSSAHSNSPHHLAASLSQTTSSSSSVNNHTHHHSHHLAHHPERLSPADSMLLRHHPKMLQGNPNHLMIPPPSMGHPMSLALPPGPGPSSIESLRMHAQAAAGLQAAHARSGSPHQLGPGHPHLRGPPRPMPEDNPELKLETQSVPEEEEIPSPAHISHGPSPEPKIEDTECHRSQSAIFLRHWNRGDYNSCTRTDLIFKPVPESKLARKREERLRKQAERDREEREKIAQQAHRKIATPEKPDTKPPSRGAIETISSPYDRFPRPPGYPDSPSLRQLSEYARPHAGFSPGNLPRHCMDPMLQYQFSSMYGAAGARERLELEHLEREKRDREIRELRERELNDRLKEELMKNNVGPRALDPHWLEMHRRYGMPPPPPQGAIPVQFGLYPPGHGPGALSQLERERLERLGIPPGGGGGPPQNVPVSGANPHHPHHPHPGVAAAQLEAAERLALAADPMVRLQMAGINPEYHAHTHAHTHAHSHTHLHLHPGQQAAAQAQQDALSLGLGGSGPYRPLPHPDLLGRPYAEQLAQQAAAHEQLQRQLLMERERGFLHPAHHEDFLRQQRERELKVRALEEAARASRP is encoded by the coding sequence ATGGCCCAGAATCAAGGGGAGATTCAGGTCACACCGAATCAACCCGTTAATAAAGACAAGGATATTTATGCTTGCCTACCTGATATAACCAATGGTCCTTTGGGACCAGATGAACCGTGTCCTGGTGGTGAAGAATTGCGATGGGTGCCTGCGCAGGCTACTGATAGAGACTTGGTTATGTATTTAAGAGCTGCACGGTCTATGGCAGCATTTGCTGGTATGTGTGACGGCGGTTCACCTGATGATGGATGCGTAGCCGCCAGTCGCGATGATACTACTATTAACGCACTTGATGTACTCCATGACTCTGGGTACGACCCAGGTCGGGCTTTACAAGCTCTGGTAAAATGTCCGGTTCCTAAAGGAATTGAGAAAAAATGGTCTGAAGAAGAATCTAAAAGGTTTGTTAAAGGTATCAGACAATTTGGTaagaacttttttaaaataaaaaaagatttgttACCCCATAAAGATACTGCAGAGTTAgtggaattttattatttgtggaAAAAGACCCCAGGTGCAAGCAGTAATAGACCTCATAGGAGAAGACGTCAGGCTTTGAGACGAGTTCGGAATACTAGAAATTCTAGAGCAGGAACTCCTAAAGAACAAACACCAGAAGCCACACCTCCAATACCAGAAACAAATGGTTCTCGTCCATCACCAAATCCAAAAGAGGGTGGTGAAATGAGTTCAGTAACCGAAGATGAAAATTCCGAGGATGACAGTGACTCAAGAGATGCAGGTGATCTTGCCAAGGCTGATAATGGTAGAAGTGGGGACAACCCTGAAGACTCTCCCAGCAGAATGAGGACAAGGAATAAGTCAAAGGAACAAACAACTCCTAATAAAAAGAGTCAAGAGGAAAGTGATACTGATGTCAAAGTTAAAAAACCAACCAAATCCTCAAATCATCAACCAAGTACACAGATCACAAATATAGTAATCAATCCACCAGAAAAAGTTCCACCTTCACCAGTTAGTAAAGATCTGAagaaaaaagtttcaaatGGAAAAGTGGATGTTTCTAAAGTTAAAAAGAGACTTCCTGACGATTCAAAGATTGAAGGAATTATGGATGGTGATGTGCAAATGAAGAAAAAGAAAGCAGCTGAACCTCCTGAAAGTCCATCTGAGAGTCTCACTAATGACAGCTTCCCAGCTATGGATGAAACTGAAACTCCAGAGGCTGAACCTGAAGCCTGTGATTATAGCTTTAACAAGAATGATAAAGAGAATATTGAGCAAAATAAGGAGGCTGAAATAGAACAATCAATTAAACCTGTAGATGCACAAGTTAAAGTGGAACCTAATATTGAGCCCATCATAAAAATGGAGAAAGAGTCCCTGCCTTCTGCATTTAAAACTGTTGCCGACAAAGATAGAAGCGCTTTAGACCTtaaaacagattcaaatttaGTTAAACCTCTTGAGAACATAGAGCCTCGACCACTCACAGTGTTTCCAAAGACTGAACTTATTATACCTAAAGTCAATATGCCCACAGAGAGTATGGAAAAGATAAAAATCAAGGAAGAGATAGATACAGATGAACACTCTCTAAACTTGCAAAAAGAGGAATTCCAAAAAGACCCCCTTGCTCAAAATTATCCACCACATTCAATAAATCAAGTGAACCAGCCTCTTAACCTAGAGCACACAAACTTCTTTGTGAAAGATagtcatatttataataataaactcagCCATAACATCAAAATAGAGCCTGTTTCAAATTCAATATTCAACCCTGTTAACATTACAAAAGATAGTAATTCTATTATTAGAAGTGCTAAAGACTTTTCAAGTGGTATGCCTTCATTCTCATACCctccaaatataaattttgctaATGATCCCAATAAACACAATCAATTAATCAACCCTTTAAAAAcagttataaaattagaacCCAGAGATGAAGCATCTGAAATGAAAAATCAGAATACACCTGAAATATTTACTGCAACAATATCTGCCAATAAAGTTGATTCACCGAATATACCTCGTCTTGATTCTTTGCAAAGGATAAGTCCATCTCCAACAAGTGCTCGTGGTTCATCACCATCTCATATAGAACATCCTTCAGGAATGAACACAGAACCTATTTCTCCAGCAAACACACAAGAAATGAAAGCGCAAGAATCAGATCATGATGAAAAACAGCCCACTGACTTAAAAACTCAACCAATGCCTAAAATTGATAGCCAAAATACTAATACCAGACCACCTATGTTCCCTGCACCAATAAGACCAGACAATTTGGGATTAAGGCCTTCAGAAGCACCAACTGTACCTGTGTCTGGCCAGAGTATGCCTCCACCATTGAGTCAGCCCTCAATATCTGGCCTACTACCTCCCGGTCCTCTAATTTCAGTCAGTGGAGGTGCTAATAATGTTGGACCTTATGGATTTATGCCAGCAGGATTATATGGACATCCCGGACTAGAAAAACCAAATTCCTTACCACCTCTTATGCAACAAATGCCTCCATCACATAGCTTAGCTGGAGCTAGTTTAATGCAATCTCAATCCAGTCAAAATGATCCTTCAATGCCACAAGacttgaaaataaaacaggaAGTGCCAGATAACATGCCAGCTAATCTTTCAACACAAAATGTCACAGATCCTTTACAATCACTTAAAGAAGTAAAAGTGCCTGGGTATCCTATTGGAAGTTCGATAGCACAACATTTAAGTTCTGAAAGAGATAGAGATTCAATGTCAAGTGTTGAAAATAATAGCAGACCTTCAAGTCAACCTACAAATGATAATTCAAGTATGCAGAGTGCATTCTTGGGACCGAGAATAGAGAGCATAAAAAAAGAACCAGATTTTCTCCATCAGCCTCATATTACGCCAGTTTCTTCACATCAAGGGAGCAGCTCCGATTCTGCTAGTGCCATTCCTCCTGTGAAGAGTCCTCACACTCCAACACCAATTAAGAGTCAGTCAGGCCATAATGGAACACCCAATCATCCCCACCCCTCTGCTACTACATCACCATTCTCCAGACATCTTACAAGCCCTTCTCAGCCAAGACAAATATCAGCATCTCCTGTGCAGCCAAATACACCAGTTTCACATTCAGCTCTCAGTCTGATGAATCCAACACCATTGTCCATTCCATCTACAATGGCAGGTCCAGTTATACATTCAAGTCAGCAACATGGCCCACCACATCCATTTGCATCTCACCTTCATCATCCCCACCATCCTTTACTACATCCATCATCAATATTTCAATTATCAGCTGCTGCTGCAGCTCATGCAATGCATCCCTATTACCCACACCCACATCCTGGATATTCAATGCCCTACCCATATCCATATGGCCCACTTCCTCAACCACATCCTATACCTCCCATGCACCCTTCGGCAAGTACTCCTGGGCGGCATGAACCAATAAAACCAAGTACAATTGAATCAACAACAATGTTAAGTGCTCATCATAGTACCAGCTCATCTGTTACAACGCGGTCCTTGAGGGAGATATCAGAGTCATCAGAAGATCCTAGAAATCCAAATGCAACTACAGAAAGACATCAGTTGCATGAAACAACAATGACACATCATCATTCTACAAGTCACCATAGTGCAGTGCATACGAGTACAGAAAAACAGCCTAGTCATGTGGGTGGTGGAACAAATCATACTCTTTCTATTTCACACTCAACATCAAGCAGTTCGTCGCAATCtatacaacataaaattaacacTCAACAAAAAAGTAGTGCCCATTCAAATTCGCCCCATCATTTGGCGGCAAGTCTCTCACAAACAACAAGTTCATCTTCAAGTGTTAATAATCACACTCATCACCACTCACATCACTTAGCCCACCATCCTGAAAGGCTCTCTCCAGCAGATTCTATGCTCTTAAGGCACCACCCTAAGATGCTTCAAGGCAATCCAAACCACTTAATGATACCACCTCCATCGATGGGCCACCCTATGAGCTTAGCACTTCCACCAGGCCCCGGACCTAGTTCGATCGAAAGCTTGAGGATGCATGCTCAGGCTGCAGCTGGGCTACAAGCAGCTCATGCTAGATCAGGATCTCCCCATCAGCTTGGCCCAGGACATCCACACTTAAGAGGGCCTCCACGACCAATGCCTGAAGATAATCCAGAGTTAAAATTAGAAACTCAATCAGTaccagaagaagaagaaattcCAAGCCCAGCCCATATTTCTCATGGCCCTAGCCCAGAACCTAAAATTGAAGATACTGAGTGTCATAGATCACAGTCAGCTATATTCTTACGTCACTGGAATCGTGGTGATTATAATTCGTGTACGCGGACTGACCTTATATTTAAACCGGTACCTGAGTCAAAGCTTGCACGCAAGCGGGAAGAGCGTTTGCGAAAACAGGCAGAAAGAGATAGAGAAGAACGAGAAAAAATTGCTCAACAAGCGCACAGAAAAATAGCAACACCAGAAAAACCTGACACGAAACCGCCTTCACGAGGGGCTATAGAAACAATATCTTCTCCGTATGACAGATTTCCTCGCCCACCTGGTTACCCTGATTCTCCATCTTTAAGGCAGTTGTCTGAATATGCTCGACCGCATGCTGGATTTAGCCCTGGAAATCTTCCTCGACATTGTATGGATCCTATGCTGCAATACCAATTTAGTTCAATGTATGGTGCGGCTGGGGCGCGAGAGCGGCTCGAGTTGGAACACCTTGAAAGAGAAAAACGAGATAGAGAAATAAGAGAGTTACGAGAAAGAGAATTGAACGACAGACTAAAAGAAGAgctaatgaaaaataatgtagGTCCGAGAGCTTTGGATCCTCATTGGTTGGAGATGCATCGAAGATACGGGATGCCTCCACCTCCTCCTCAAGGTGCGATACCAGTTCAATTTGGCCTTTATCCGCCAGGACATGGACCGGGTGCTTTATCCCAATTAGAACGAGAACGACTGGAAAGACTGGGTATTCCTCCAGGGGGTGGAGGCGGGCCACCACAAAATGTGCCCGTTAGCGGTGCCAACCCTCATCATCCGCACCATCCACATCCCGGGGTCGCTGCAGCCCAACTGGAAGCTGCTGAGAGGCTAGCTCTGGCTGCCGATCCAATGGTGCGCTTGCAAATGGCGGGTATCAATCCTGAATACCATGCGCACACGCACGCTCATACCCATGCACATTCGCACACACATTTACACCTACATCCTGGACAGCAAGCAGCGGCACAAGCGCAGCAAGATGCCTTAAGTCTTGGGCTCGGAGGAAGCGGCCCATATCGACCGCTGCCACATCCTGACTTGCTCGGGAGGCCCTACGCTGAACAATTGGCCCAGCAAGCAGCAGCTCATGAGCAACTCCAGCGACAATTGCTTATGGAGCGTGAGCGAGGCTTTTTACATCCAGCGCATCATGAAGACTTTTTACGACAGCAAAGAGAGCGGGAGCTGAAGGTGAGGGCGCTCGAAGAAGCCGCTCGAGCGTCTCGCCCTTAG